A window of the Methanoculleus horonobensis genome harbors these coding sequences:
- the pheS gene encoding phenylalanine--tRNA ligase subunit alpha, with product MELTLNEKRLLVALGPMGSADAAVLAEKMDTRREAVVQYANLAGDRGLVDVEKHVARRYVPTEEGRAYMGKGLPERQVLDSFEETIPMRDLQSHPLAKIAIGWMRKKGWIAITGGVVQKTGKTAPGPDEAAFARLAEKGEIADGEGVADLAKRGLVEEEETVAYTVSMTTRGRELLSQGLDLREEVGTLTREQILSGEWKTLPLRRYDVTKLPKRAYPGKVHPYQRIIDEMRGILFDMGFEEMSGGIVQSSFWNFDALFQPQDHPAREMQDTFFLGERRPLPAGYERVRDMHEHGGGTSSTGWGGTWSAEKAEQCVLRTHTTSLSIQHLAAHPKPPVRAFCIGRVYRREAIDPTHLAEFEQLEGIVMDEDVNLRHLLGFLKEFYAKMGFEKVRFRPGYFPYTEPSVEPEVYVDGLGWVELGGSGIFRQEVTEPFGIEHPVLAWGLGISRVAMLRLGLRDLRQLYRSDVEWVRDTPTYGGRR from the coding sequence GTGGAACTGACGCTGAACGAGAAGAGGCTCCTGGTTGCCCTGGGGCCGATGGGATCGGCCGACGCGGCCGTCCTTGCGGAGAAGATGGATACCCGCCGGGAAGCGGTGGTGCAGTACGCGAACCTCGCCGGTGATCGGGGGCTCGTCGACGTGGAGAAGCATGTCGCCCGGCGGTATGTCCCGACGGAGGAGGGCCGGGCCTACATGGGAAAGGGCCTCCCCGAGCGGCAGGTGCTCGATAGTTTCGAGGAGACGATCCCGATGCGCGATCTCCAGAGCCACCCGCTTGCGAAGATCGCCATCGGCTGGATGCGCAAGAAGGGCTGGATTGCGATCACGGGCGGGGTTGTGCAGAAGACCGGCAAGACCGCTCCGGGCCCCGACGAAGCCGCGTTTGCCCGGCTCGCCGAAAAGGGCGAGATCGCCGACGGCGAGGGGGTTGCCGATCTCGCGAAGCGCGGGCTCGTCGAGGAGGAGGAGACCGTCGCCTACACCGTCTCGATGACGACCCGCGGCCGCGAACTCCTGAGCCAGGGCCTCGACCTCCGGGAAGAGGTGGGGACGCTCACCCGCGAGCAGATCCTCTCCGGCGAGTGGAAGACTCTCCCTCTCCGGCGCTACGACGTCACGAAACTCCCGAAACGTGCCTATCCGGGAAAGGTTCATCCCTACCAGCGCATCATCGACGAGATGCGCGGCATCCTCTTCGATATGGGGTTCGAGGAGATGTCGGGCGGGATCGTCCAGAGTTCGTTCTGGAACTTCGACGCCCTCTTCCAGCCGCAGGACCACCCGGCGCGGGAGATGCAGGACACCTTCTTCCTCGGCGAGCGCCGGCCGCTCCCGGCGGGATACGAGCGCGTCCGCGACATGCACGAGCACGGCGGCGGAACCTCGTCGACCGGGTGGGGAGGCACCTGGAGCGCCGAGAAGGCGGAGCAGTGCGTGCTCCGGACACACACGACGAGCCTCTCGATCCAGCACCTCGCAGCGCACCCGAAGCCGCCGGTCAGGGCGTTCTGCATCGGCCGGGTCTACCGGCGGGAGGCGATCGATCCCACCCACCTCGCGGAGTTCGAACAGCTCGAGGGGATCGTGATGGACGAAGACGTCAACCTGCGCCACCTCCTTGGGTTCTTGAAGGAGTTCTACGCCAAGATGGGCTTTGAGAAGGTCCGGTTCCGGCCCGGCTACTTCCCCTACACCGAGCCCTCCGTGGAGCCGGAGGTCTACGTCGACGGGCTCGGCTGGGTGGAGCTCGGTGGGTCGGGCATCTTCCGCCAGGAGGTGACCGAGCCCTTTGGAATCGAGCACCCGGTGCTCGCGTGGGGTCTCGGGATCAGCCGGGTGGCGATGCTCCGGCTCGGGCTGCGGGATCTCCGGCAGCTCTACCGGAGCGACGTCGAGTGGGTCCGGGATACGCCCACCTACGGCGGGAGGCGGTAA